The Pseudomonas putida nucleotide sequence CCGCAGCAGCTCGCCGGTCAGCGGCAGACGCTCGCGCCAGAAGTCGGTGTCGGCCATTTCGGTGCCGACCGCCAGCACCACGTCGGCCTCGGCGATCAGCGCCCAGCCCGGCTCCACGCACAGGGTGGAGCCAGCATTGAGCGGCGAGTCCAGCGGCATCAGGCCCTTGCCGGCGACGCTGGTGAACAGTGGCGCCGCCAGGCGTGTGCTCAGCTGCTGCAACTCGGCGCCCGCCTGCAGGGCACCCCCGCCGGCAATGATCATCGGGCGCTTCGCCGCCGCCAGTCTGGCCGCCGCCTGTTGCAGGCTGTCGAGGCTGGCCGGGCCGCGACCGGGGCGGCGCACCACTTCATTGCTCCAGTCTCGCGCCACAGGCGCAGCCAGTACGTCCAGCGGCACCGAGATATGCACCGGGCGCGGGCGCTCGCTGTCGAACACGGCATAGGCGCGGGCGATCAGCTCTGGCAGGTCTTCAGCCTTCAGCGCCACGGCCGAGAAGGCGGTGATCGGCGCGGTCATGGCGCGCTGGTCCTGGGTCTCGTGCAGGCAGCCCCAGCCTTTGCCCAGGCTGGCGGTGTGGTTGACGCTGGAGATCACCAGCAGCGGAATCGAGTCGGCGTAGGCCTGGCCGATGGCGGTGGCTGCGTTGGTCACACCGGGGCCGGTGATGACAAAGCAGACGCCCGGCTTGCCGCTGACCCGGGCATAGCCGTCGGCCATGAAGCCGGCGCCCTGCTCGTGCCGGGTGAGGACGTGGCGAATGCCGCTGCCGGGCAGGCCGCGGTACAGCTCCAGGGTGTGCACGCCGGGGATGCCGAACACGGTGTCGACGCCGTAGTTGGCCAGCAGGCGCACCAGTGCCTGGCCGCCCGTGAGTGTGGGGTGGGTCATGTTCATGTCCTTACACTTGGCCGAGGCGGATCAAGGCATCGACCGCCGTGGTGCCATTGGCACCGACCATCAATGGGTTCACATCCAGCTCCAGCAGCTGGCTGGCGTTTTCGCAGGCGTAGTCGGCCACCGCGCGAATGGCGGCGACCAGTGCATCCAGGTCGGCCGCCGGTTTGCCACGGAAGCCTTGCAGCAAGGCCGCACTGCGCAGGCCGAGCACGGCTTTGCGGATGGCGCCGTCGGTGGTCGGCAGCAGCAGGCTGTTGCTGTCCTTGAGCAGCTCGACCAGGATGCCGCCGGCACCGATCACCAGCGCCAGGCCGAAGTCTGCCTCGCGCTTGATGCCGACGATCAGCTCGGCCAGCGGCGCGCCGGCCATGGGTTCGAGCAACACCTGGTCGAAGGCGACGCCCGGCGCATAAGCGGCAATGCGCGTGCGCATCTGCTCAAGGGCGAGGCCGAGGGCTGCCTCGTCGGCCAGGTTCAGCGCTACCGCACCGGCTTCGGTCTTGTGCGGCAACTGCGCGCTGACGGCCTTGAGCACCAGCGGGAAGCCCACCTGGCCGGCATCGGCCAGCGCGCGCTGCGGGCTGCTCAGCACGCCATTCGGAATGGGCAGGCCGAAGCCGCGCAGGGCCTGTTTGGAATCCCACTCGTTGAGCAGGCGGCTGTCGCCGGCCAGCGGCTGCGGGCACAGCGGTACCAGCGCCGATTCGCCCAGCGCCAGCAAGGCCGGGCGCTGTTGCGCGTAACGGGCAACCCGGCCCCAGGCTGCCAGGCCATCCTCCACCCCTTGCAGCGCCGGTACCCCGGCCGCGTGCAGGCGCTCGCGGGCGCTGGCTGGCAGCAGTTCGGGGAAGGCCGAGGTAACGAAGCCGGTCTTGCCATGGCGCTTGAGCGCCGCGCAGTACAGCTCCAGCAGCAGGTCGCATTCCTTGCGTTCGCCGGTGAACTCGGCGGGGTAATCGAGCACCAGCATCGCCGCATCGGCGTCGCTGCGCAGGGCGCTGTCGAGCATGCGCGCCTTGGCCGGGCCATCGCCCCAGATAGCTGTGGTGAAGTCCAGCGGGTTGACCAGGTTGGCGTAGGCCGGCAGTACCTGGGCCAGCTCTTCGACCTGGCCGGCGTCCAGGGCCGGCAGGCTCAGCTGGTTGCATTCGCTGTAGTCGGCGATCAGCCCGGCATCGCCGCCCGAGCAGGCCAGCGCGATCAGGCTGGGGCCCTTGGGCAGGTTGCCGCAGGCGGCGGCCTTGAGGGTTTCGACGAAACTCACCGGGCCGCTGACGCGGATCACCCCCAGGCGCTCGAACAGGCTGTCGTACAGGGCGTCGGAGCCGGACAGCGAGCTGGTGTGGCTCAATGCGAGTTCGGCGCCGATCTGCGACACCCCGGTCTTCAGCGCGACGATCGGGATGCCCTTTTCCAGCGCCTTGTGCGCGGCACGGGCAAAGCCTGGCACGTTCCTCAGGCCTTCCAGGTGCAGGCCGATGGCGGTGACCCGGGGTTCATCGAGCAGCACGTCCATCAGTTCGGCGATGCCCAGTTGCGCCTGGTTGCCGACCGAAGCCATGTAGGCCACCGGCAGCGAGCGGTCGCTCATCGACAGGTTGTAGGCGAAGTTGCCGCTCTGGGTCAGCACCGCCACGCCCTTGTCCACCGCCTTGCCACCGTGGGCCACCGGCCACAGGGCGGCACTGTGCAGGTAGTCGAGCAGGCCGTAGCAGTTGGGCCCGAGCAGTGCCATGTCGCCGGCGGCTTCAAGCAGCTGCTGTTGCAGTGCCTGGCCCTCGGCGCCGCTTTCAGCGAAGCCCGAGGCATAGCAGATCGCCCCGCCCGCGCCTTTGGCGGCAAGCTCGGCGACGCAGGTCAGGGTCAGTTCGCGGTTGGTGGCGATGAACACCGCATCCGGCGCGCAGGGCAGCACGGTCACGCTGCGCACACAGGGCACGCCGTCGATGCTGTCCTGCTGCGGGTTGACCAGCCACATCTGGCCCGGGTAGCCGCCCTCGGCACAGCGCTTGAGCGCACGGGCCATGCTGCGCCCGCCGACGAAAGCCAGGTGCCGGGGGGCCAGCAGGCGTTTGAGGTTGTCACGAATGGCTTGCGACATGGGGATGCTCCGATCAGCGCAGCAGTGGGCGCAGCAGTTCGCGCGAGATGATGTGCCGCTGGATCTCCGAGGTGCCTTCCCAGATCCGCTCGATGCGTGCGTTGCGCCAGATGCGTTCGACCGGTCCTTCGTCCATCAGGCCCATGCCGCCATAGATCTGCACCGCTTCGTCGGCGACCTTGCCGAGCACTTCGCTGGCGAACAGCTTGGCCATGCCCGCCTCGCCGTCGGTCATGTTGCCCTGGTCCATCTTCCAGGCGGTGTGCAGGGTCAGCAGTTCGGCGGCGCGGATCTGCGTGGCCATGTCGGCGAGCTTGAACGACACGCCCTGGTAGGTGCCGATCGGCTGGCCGAACTGCTTGCGGTCGGCGGCCCATTGCAGCGACACGTCCAGCGCCCGCTGGGCCTGGCCGACGCAGTTGGCAGCGACCATGACCCGGCCTGCGGTGAGCCAGGCGTTGGCCACGTCCCAGCCCTTGCCGACTTCACCGAGCACCTTGGCGGCCGGCACCTTGCAGTCGTCGAAGAACAGCTCGTAGGTGTGGTAGCCACGGTTGCTCACGCATTTCGGGCCACGGCGGATCGTCATGCCCGGGGTGCCGCGGTCGACCAGGAAGGCGGTGACGGCGTTGCGCTTGCGGCCGTTGTGCTCGTAGGTGTCGGTGACGGCAAAGACGATGGCGAAGTCGGCGTGCCCGGCATGGCTGATGAAGTGCTTGCTGCCATTGATCACGAAGTCGTCGCCTTCACGCACGGCGCGGGTCTTGATCGAGTTGGCGTCGGAGCCGGCGCCCGGTTCGGTCAGGGCGAAACAATCGGTCTTTTCGCCACGAATGCACGGCAGCAGGTAGTCCTCGACCTGCTGGCCGGTGCAGGCCATGAGGATCTTCGAAGGCCGGGCGACGAACACGTGCAGCGCCCAGGAAACCTTCGACAGCTCGCGCTCGATCAGGGCCTGGGACAGGTAGTCGAGGCCGCCGCCACCGACTTCCTCGGGCATGTTGAAGGCGTAGAAGCCGGCGGCGATGGCCTTGCCACGGATCTGCGCGGCGAGTTCCGGGGACACTTCGTCGGCACGGTCCACGGCTTCTTCATGGGGCAACAGCTCCTTGGCGACGAAGCTGCGTACGGCATCCACCAACATTTCTTGTTCTTGGGTCAGTTGGAAATTCATGGCCTGTTCCTGGGTAAGCGGGGAAAGAGAGCGTGCTTATTTGCCGCTGAAACGTGGTGCGCGTTTTTCCGTGGCTGCGCGCAAGGCCTCGGCGCCGTCGGCGCTGCGCCCGCAGAGCAGGCCGGCAGCCAGCTCGGCAGTGAGCTGCTCGGCCAGGCTGCGCGAGGCGCCGTCGCGCATCAGGCGCTTGGTCTGGGCGTAGGCGAAGGTCGGCCCCTGGGCCAGGCGTGCCGCCAGGTCGGCGGTGGCAGTGGGCAACTGGTCGTCGGCGACCACTTCACCGACCAGGCCGGCCGCCAGGGCACGTTCGGCGCCCCACAGCTCGTCGAGGAACAGCAGGCGCTTGGCCTGTTCGCTGCCGATCAGCCGTGGCAGGTGCCAGCTGGCGCCGGCATCCGGCGAGTAGGCCATGCTGGTGTAGCCGGCCTTGAACCGGGCCGACTGGGCGGCCAGGCGCAGGTCGCAGCACAGCGACAGGTCCATGCCGGCGCCGACGGCGGTGCCGTTGATGGCAGCGATGGTGGGCTTGTCCAGGGTGTGCAGGCAGTGCATCAGGGCGTGGGCGGTTTCGGTCCAGCCGTAGGTTTCCAGTGCACCACGGGCTTCGGCTTCGGCCCATTCGGCAAGGTCGGCGCCGGCGCAGAAGCTGCGGCCTGTGCCGGTCAGCACCACCACGCGCACGGCCGGGTCGAGGTTGTACGCCTCGAGGGTGGCGTGCAGCTGCTTCAGGGTGGGGATGTCCAGCGCGTTGCGCTGCTCGGGGCGGTTCAGGGTGATCCAGGCAACGCCGGCTTCAACCTGGGTGAGTAGGGACGACGGAGCGGTCATGACGGGCCTCGGATTATTGTGATTGCTGTGAGAGGTGAGGCTCATGCTAAACGAGTGTTCAACAAGGAGGCAATTGGCGAGGAGAATGCACTGTAACGTCGTGCAAAATTGCTTAAATATATGATTTATAATCATTTTTATTGACACTCAGAGCGGTACGGGTCCGCGCTGTTACAACTTTGTACAACTGCCCACAATCGCTGGGGCCGCAAAGCGGCCCCAGTGGATGGTTCAGGCTGCCGGCATTTCCGGCTCCAACCCCACCCCCTGACGCTTGCGCTGCACCAGGAAGTACGCCGCATAGCACAGCGCAATGAAACCAAAGCCCCAATAGAGCGAAGGCCGCTGCGTCTCATCCATCGCCAGGAACACAAACAGCGAGCTGCACAAGGTAATGCACAGCAATGGCACCAGCGGGTACAGCGGCGCGCGGTACTTGAGGTCGCTCAACTGGCCACCCTCACGCAAGAACTGCTTGCGGAAGCGGTACTGCGCCAGGGCAATGACGATCCAGGTCACCGTGCCGGCCATGCCGCTCACCGCCATCAGCACCATGAACAGGGTGTCGGCGGCGACAAAGCTGGTCAGCAACGACACCAGCGCAAAGCACAAGGTGACGAACAGGGCGCGCAGTGGCACGCCACGGCTGCTCAGCGGCGACAGGCTGCGCGGCGCCATGCCGGTCTTGGACATCGCCCAGAGGATGCGGGTGGAGGCATACAGCCCGGAGTTGCCCACCGACAGAATCGCAGTGAGGATCACGAAGTTCATCAGGTCTGCGGCGTAAGGAATTCCGACCATGTCGAACACCTGCACGAACGGGCTTTCCATCAGCCCGGCCTGCTGCCACGGCACGATTGCCGACAGCACCACGATCGCCAGCACGTAGAAGATCAGCACGCGGAACACCACGTTGCGCACGGCCCGCGGGATGCTCTTTTCCGGCTGGTCGGTCTCGCCCGCCGCCACGCCCATGATCTCGCAGCCCTGGAAGGCGTAGACCACGGTCATCATCACCGCGAACACCGCCGACAGGCCATTGGGGAACAGCGAATCGCCGATCAGGTTGGTCATCATCGGCGCCGGCGCCCCGCTGTTCAGCGTAATGCCGCCGAAGATCACCAGCACACCGACGATGATGAAGCCGAGGATCGCCGCCACCTTGATCCCGGAGAACCAGTATTCCGCCTCGCCGAAGGCGCGGGTGGCCAGGGCGTTGATGCCGAACAGCACCGCCACGAACAGCGCCGACCAGTACCAGATCGGCACCTCCGGGAACCAGCGCGTCATCAGCATGCCGGCGGCGGTGAACTCCAGGCCCACGGTGGTGGCCCAGCTCATCCAGTACACCCAGCCGATCATGAAGCCGGTGGCCGGGCCGATGAATTTCGTCGCATGGGCCTGGAACGAACCGGACACCGGCATCTGCACCGACAGTTCACCCAGGCAGACCATCACCAGGTACATCAGGAAACCGGCGACCAGATAGGCCAGGATCGCGCCCACCGGCCCGCCCTGGTTGATGGTCACCCCCGAGCCCATGAACAGCCCGGTGCCGATCACGCCACCGAGCGAGAGCATGAAGATGTGCCGGCTCTTCAATGCCCGTGTGAGGTGGATACCTTCAGATTTACGGCCTTTCATTATTATTATCTCCAATAAGCGTCGAAGACCGCGTGTGCAGCGGTTGCGTCCGATTATTGGAAAGCGATGTAAGGCCCGGTTGATCGTAAAGATCAAAGATGTAAAAAGTCGTAAGGATTTTGTCGCTCAGGCGAGCAGCAGTTCGGCCAGGGTGTTTTCGGCACGCTGCAGCTGCTCGCCCAGCAACGGGCCCATGGCGCGCACACCCGCCTTGTCACGGGCCAGGGCATGCTCTTCAAGCTGGCGCAAGCTCGCCGCCAGGCCGCACAAGCCCATGGAATCGCTGCTACCGGCCAGCCGGTGGGCCAGGTGGGTCACCTCGGTGCAGTCCCCCGCCTCGACCGCTTCGAGCAAGGCCTGGCGCTGTTGCGCCAGGCCGTCTCGCAAGCCAGCCAGCAGGCCTTGCAACTTCTGCTCGCCAAGCAGCGTGCGGTGCGTGGTCAGCAACTCGTGGTCAAGCCAGGCGGACGTGGCCGGCGTTTCCTCCTGACACTGCCCCGCCAGCGCCTGGCGCAGGTTGGCAAGCTTCAGCGGCTTGCCCAGCACCCCCTGCATGCCGGCATCCAGATAGGCACGCACCAGCCCTGGCTGCACGCTGGCGGTTAGCGCCAGGATGCGCGTGTCGCGGTTGGGCGTGGCGCCGGCACGCAGCTGTCGACACAGCTCCACGCCACTGATGCCCGGCAGGTGTACATCCAGCAGGAGCAGGTCGAAGCGTTGCTGAGCACACAGCTGCAAGCCCTGCTCGGCATCTTCGGCCAGCCAGACTTCATGCCCGTCACGCTCCAGTAGCCCGCGCACCACTTCACGGTTCAGGGCCACGTCTTCCACCACCAGGATGTGCAGCGGCGCTGCGGCGCGGCCAGCCTCTGCCATGAACTGGAGCGCCTGCGCCGTCTCCAGTTCCAGCTCCAGCCAGAAGCAGCTGCCCTCCCCCTCGCGGCTGCGCACGCCAATCTGCCCGCCCAGCTGCTCGACCAGGTGCTTGCTGATCGCCAACCCCAGGCCGGTGCCGCCATAGCGCCGTGCGACCGCCTCGCTGGCCTGGACGAAACGGTCGAAGATCTTCGGCTGCATCGCCTCGCAGATGCCGATACCGTCGTCGGTGACGCTCAGGCGCAGGCGTTGCCGCCCGGGTGACTCCTGCAACACTTGCACTTCGACGAGAATCTCGCCGCCCTCGGTGAACTTGATGGCGTTGGCCAACAGGTTGCTCAGCACCTGGCGCAAGTACTGCTCGGCGCCGTGCTGGTACGCGGCCAGCTGCGGGTCGATGCGGCACAGCACCAGGCTGTCGTTGGCCAGCGCGCGGGGTTCGAGCAGGGTCACCACCTCGGCGCACAACTGGCGCAGAGAGAACGCCACGGCCTCGGGGCGGCTTTCGCCTTCTTCGAGGCGGGCAAAATACAGCACTTCGTTGAGGATGCTCAGCAGCCCCTCGCCGGCCTTGTACAACGCCTCGAGGCGCTGGCGGTCCGGCGCTGCGAGCCCGGCGCCACGCAGCAGTTCGGCCATGCCGAGGATGCCGTTGAGCGGTGTGCGCAGTTCATGGCTCATGGTGGCGAGGAAGCGCGACTTGGCCAGGTTGGCCGCTTCGGCATCGTCCTTGGCGCGCATCAGGCTCGCCGTGCGCCGCTCCACCTGCTTCTGCAGTTCGTCGCGCTTGTCCTGCAAGGCCAGACGGTCGGTTTCGCGGCGTTCGCTGTCACTGAGGATCGCCCGGCGCATGTCGTCCAGTGCCAGCGCCACGCTGTCGATCTCGTCGGTATGGGGCGAACGGCGCTTGTTCAGGCGCAGGGGCTCGTGCCATTGCCCGGCACCGATGCGCCGGGCGAAGTCGGCCATGACCTGCAGGTGACGGGTCACCAGGCGATAGAACAACCCAGAGAGCGCCAGCGCCAGGCCGCAGAGGAACACGCTCATCCACAACAGGCTGGTGAGGCCGGTGGCGAACAGCCGCCGGTGCACCGCGCCCAGGTCCGTGCTCACTTCCAGTTCGCCCAGGTGCCGCGCAGGCCCGGAAGGTGGCTGGTAGTCCAGCGCAAAACGCTCGACCCGCAGCGGCCCCTGCGGGTTCGGCTCACCTTGCTGCAAGGTGAAGTCGGCGCTGTTCAGGCGCACCCGCGCCACATCGGAAAAGTCCACCAGCCCGCGCAACTGCACGTTCAGCTGCTCCTGGTTCAGGTCCCACAGGCTGCGCTCCAGGCTGGCCAGGTAGCCGGCGCGGATCAGCGCCATGCGCGCATCGATCTCGCGCATCTCGCGGCGGTATTCGAAATACAGCTGCACGCTGCTGGCCAGCACCGTGAAGCACAGGCTGAACAGCAGGATGAACAGCAGCAGCCGGCGCAACAGGCCGCCCGGTTGCAGGCGGTTCATGGCTGGCTGACCATGTCGCGGTAGGTGACCTCACTTTCATGCAGCCAGCGCTCCAGCTCGCCGGCGTCGGTCATCTGCTGCAGTTGCGCGTCGATGTCGGCCATGCGCGCGCTCAACGGCGAGTGGCGCGACACCGCCACGCGCAGGTAGTCGACACTCAGCGCCGGAGGCAGCGCGACGATGTCCCAGGCGCCGGGCAGGTGCTCGACGAACAGCTGGCCGGTGCGCCGCTCCTGCACCACGAAGTCGATACGCCCGCGAATCAGCTTGCCGAAGTTCTGCCCGCTGTCCGAGACCCACTCGATGTTCTGGTGCTGCGCGACGAAGCGGTCGAACGCCGGGCCGTAGCTTTCGCCGAACAACAGCCCACCCCGGTAGCGAGCCAGGTCTTCAAGCTTGTCGAACTGCAGCGGGTGCTGACGGTTGGCGAACACCGCCACCTCCTCGCGCAGCACCGGCACCTGCGAGAAGCGCATGGCCTTGGCACGCTGCTCCGAGGTGTAGGCCAGCACCACATCCACCCGCCCTTCGGCAGCGTCGAGCAGGCAGCGTTGCCAATTGCCCAGCACGACCATCTCGACCTGGTAGCCCAGCCGCCCGAACAGTTCGCGCACCACCGTTGGCGCCAGCCCGCGCGGCTGCTTGCCATCGCTCCAGGACACCGGTGGATACACCGGGTAGTCGCAGTAGCGCACGGTCTCGGCGGCCTGCAGCGCAGCGCTGGCCAGCAGCATCAGCAGGCCGAACAGGTACTGACTCACGCGGCCACGCTGGCGGTGAACAGGTAGCCGGCACCGTGGATGGTGATGATCAGTTCGGGCTCGGCGGGGTCGTCGTGTAGCTTGCGCCGCAGGCGGCCGACCAGCACGTCGATGGAACGGTCGTTGGGCACCCACTCACGGTTGCGGATCTGGTCCATCAGCTGGTCGCGGCTCAGGGTATGGCCGCTGTTGCGCAGGAACACGCTGAGCAGCTGGAACTCGCCGTGGGTCAACAGGGTTTCGCCGCCTTGCGCATCGATCAGGCGGCGGCGGTCGCAGTCCAGCGACCAGTCGCCGAACTGCTTGAGGGTGGCAGTGGCGACGCTGGCTGGCCGGGCACCCTGGGCGTGGCGCACGCGACGGATCAGGTTCTTCGCGCGGGACACCAGTTCGCGGGGGTTGAGTGGCTTGCTGACATAATCGTCGGCGCCGCATTCCAGGCCAACGATACGGTCGATCTCGTCGTTGCGCCCGGTG carries:
- a CDS encoding 5-guanidino-2-oxopentanoate decarboxylase, whose protein sequence is MTHPTLTGGQALVRLLANYGVDTVFGIPGVHTLELYRGLPGSGIRHVLTRHEQGAGFMADGYARVSGKPGVCFVITGPGVTNAATAIGQAYADSIPLLVISSVNHTASLGKGWGCLHETQDQRAMTAPITAFSAVALKAEDLPELIARAYAVFDSERPRPVHISVPLDVLAAPVARDWSNEVVRRPGRGPASLDSLQQAAARLAAAKRPMIIAGGGALQAGAELQQLSTRLAAPLFTSVAGKGLMPLDSPLNAGSTLCVEPGWALIAEADVVLAVGTEMADTDFWRERLPLTGELLRVDIDPRKFNDFYPCALALHGDARQTLAGLLEHLPDGVRDATQASAAVARLRVAVQANHGPLQAIHQAILQRVAAELPENAFISTDMTQLAYTGNYVFNSRAPRSWLHPTGYGTLGYGLPAGIGAMFATADRPGLVLVGDGGFLYTAQELATAVEELDRPLVVLLWNNDALGQIRDDMLDLNIEPIGVLPRNPDFAGLARAFGCTVAQPQSLDELQRDLRGGFARNGVTLIELKHACAR
- a CDS encoding acetate--CoA ligase family protein gives rise to the protein MSQAIRDNLKRLLAPRHLAFVGGRSMARALKRCAEGGYPGQMWLVNPQQDSIDGVPCVRSVTVLPCAPDAVFIATNRELTLTCVAELAAKGAGGAICYASGFAESGAEGQALQQQLLEAAGDMALLGPNCYGLLDYLHSAALWPVAHGGKAVDKGVAVLTQSGNFAYNLSMSDRSLPVAYMASVGNQAQLGIAELMDVLLDEPRVTAIGLHLEGLRNVPGFARAAHKALEKGIPIVALKTGVSQIGAELALSHTSSLSGSDALYDSLFERLGVIRVSGPVSFVETLKAAACGNLPKGPSLIALACSGGDAGLIADYSECNQLSLPALDAGQVEELAQVLPAYANLVNPLDFTTAIWGDGPAKARMLDSALRSDADAAMLVLDYPAEFTGERKECDLLLELYCAALKRHGKTGFVTSAFPELLPASARERLHAAGVPALQGVEDGLAAWGRVARYAQQRPALLALGESALVPLCPQPLAGDSRLLNEWDSKQALRGFGLPIPNGVLSSPQRALADAGQVGFPLVLKAVSAQLPHKTEAGAVALNLADEAALGLALEQMRTRIAAYAPGVAFDQVLLEPMAGAPLAELIVGIKREADFGLALVIGAGGILVELLKDSNSLLLPTTDGAIRKAVLGLRSAALLQGFRGKPAADLDALVAAIRAVADYACENASQLLELDVNPLMVGANGTTAVDALIRLGQV
- a CDS encoding acyl-CoA dehydrogenase family protein, whose translation is MNFQLTQEQEMLVDAVRSFVAKELLPHEEAVDRADEVSPELAAQIRGKAIAAGFYAFNMPEEVGGGGLDYLSQALIERELSKVSWALHVFVARPSKILMACTGQQVEDYLLPCIRGEKTDCFALTEPGAGSDANSIKTRAVREGDDFVINGSKHFISHAGHADFAIVFAVTDTYEHNGRKRNAVTAFLVDRGTPGMTIRRGPKCVSNRGYHTYELFFDDCKVPAAKVLGEVGKGWDVANAWLTAGRVMVAANCVGQAQRALDVSLQWAADRKQFGQPIGTYQGVSFKLADMATQIRAAELLTLHTAWKMDQGNMTDGEAGMAKLFASEVLGKVADEAVQIYGGMGLMDEGPVERIWRNARIERIWEGTSEIQRHIISRELLRPLLR
- a CDS encoding enoyl-CoA hydratase/isomerase family protein, with the protein product MTAPSSLLTQVEAGVAWITLNRPEQRNALDIPTLKQLHATLEAYNLDPAVRVVVLTGTGRSFCAGADLAEWAEAEARGALETYGWTETAHALMHCLHTLDKPTIAAINGTAVGAGMDLSLCCDLRLAAQSARFKAGYTSMAYSPDAGASWHLPRLIGSEQAKRLLFLDELWGAERALAAGLVGEVVADDQLPTATADLAARLAQGPTFAYAQTKRLMRDGASRSLAEQLTAELAAGLLCGRSADGAEALRAATEKRAPRFSGK
- a CDS encoding amino acid permease, which codes for MKGRKSEGIHLTRALKSRHIFMLSLGGVIGTGLFMGSGVTINQGGPVGAILAYLVAGFLMYLVMVCLGELSVQMPVSGSFQAHATKFIGPATGFMIGWVYWMSWATTVGLEFTAAGMLMTRWFPEVPIWYWSALFVAVLFGINALATRAFGEAEYWFSGIKVAAILGFIIVGVLVIFGGITLNSGAPAPMMTNLIGDSLFPNGLSAVFAVMMTVVYAFQGCEIMGVAAGETDQPEKSIPRAVRNVVFRVLIFYVLAIVVLSAIVPWQQAGLMESPFVQVFDMVGIPYAADLMNFVILTAILSVGNSGLYASTRILWAMSKTGMAPRSLSPLSSRGVPLRALFVTLCFALVSLLTSFVAADTLFMVLMAVSGMAGTVTWIVIALAQYRFRKQFLREGGQLSDLKYRAPLYPLVPLLCITLCSSLFVFLAMDETQRPSLYWGFGFIALCYAAYFLVQRKRQGVGLEPEMPAA
- a CDS encoding ATP-binding protein, with the protein product MNRLQPGGLLRRLLLFILLFSLCFTVLASSVQLYFEYRREMREIDARMALIRAGYLASLERSLWDLNQEQLNVQLRGLVDFSDVARVRLNSADFTLQQGEPNPQGPLRVERFALDYQPPSGPARHLGELEVSTDLGAVHRRLFATGLTSLLWMSVFLCGLALALSGLFYRLVTRHLQVMADFARRIGAGQWHEPLRLNKRRSPHTDEIDSVALALDDMRRAILSDSERRETDRLALQDKRDELQKQVERRTASLMRAKDDAEAANLAKSRFLATMSHELRTPLNGILGMAELLRGAGLAAPDRQRLEALYKAGEGLLSILNEVLYFARLEEGESRPEAVAFSLRQLCAEVVTLLEPRALANDSLVLCRIDPQLAAYQHGAEQYLRQVLSNLLANAIKFTEGGEILVEVQVLQESPGRQRLRLSVTDDGIGICEAMQPKIFDRFVQASEAVARRYGGTGLGLAISKHLVEQLGGQIGVRSREGEGSCFWLELELETAQALQFMAEAGRAAAPLHILVVEDVALNREVVRGLLERDGHEVWLAEDAEQGLQLCAQQRFDLLLLDVHLPGISGVELCRQLRAGATPNRDTRILALTASVQPGLVRAYLDAGMQGVLGKPLKLANLRQALAGQCQEETPATSAWLDHELLTTHRTLLGEQKLQGLLAGLRDGLAQQRQALLEAVEAGDCTEVTHLAHRLAGSSDSMGLCGLAASLRQLEEHALARDKAGVRAMGPLLGEQLQRAENTLAELLLA
- a CDS encoding substrate-binding periplasmic protein: MLLASAALQAAETVRYCDYPVYPPVSWSDGKQPRGLAPTVVRELFGRLGYQVEMVVLGNWQRCLLDAAEGRVDVVLAYTSEQRAKAMRFSQVPVLREEVAVFANRQHPLQFDKLEDLARYRGGLLFGESYGPAFDRFVAQHQNIEWVSDSGQNFGKLIRGRIDFVVQERRTGQLFVEHLPGAWDIVALPPALSVDYLRVAVSRHSPLSARMADIDAQLQQMTDAGELERWLHESEVTYRDMVSQP
- a CDS encoding response regulator, whose amino-acid sequence is MTSQVLIVDDDPLIRDLLQAYLSQEGYTVHCAATAEQAETLLSEQPVELVMLDIRLPGKDGLTLTRELRVRSEVGIILITGRNDEIDRIVGLECGADDYVSKPLNPRELVSRAKNLIRRVRHAQGARPASVATATLKQFGDWSLDCDRRRLIDAQGGETLLTHGEFQLLSVFLRNSGHTLSRDQLMDQIRNREWVPNDRSIDVLVGRLRRKLHDDPAEPELIITIHGAGYLFTASVAA